From Apium graveolens cultivar Ventura chromosome 9, ASM990537v1, whole genome shotgun sequence, the proteins below share one genomic window:
- the LOC141685860 gene encoding uncharacterized protein LOC141685860, whose translation MTRVHGRNPNEKVVISLNAKGQAVSDIEGDVAELSNFLGTLARDIVSLTSVNWHVVLDQLKHKLWEYTLGKYVIPDEGRKWVYTTLSNAWKLHKARVKKAHYTKYNTDEDRLDNRPNRVPLEDFKILLKYWGDEVVQKLARENVEHRKSLVETHTLGRKPVALVVEKLRKADPNLEHPSDAQIYSITRKREEGREYKSNTEQMKEKLAKIQKLMEEGKEAEANAFASDGKGPTADVALWAQYADVALWSPKLTWQDGTQLTWHADVALGPPVADMASDVSVAM comes from the exons ATGACTAGAGTTCATGGAAGGAACCCTAATGAGAAAGTGGTCATCTCTTTGAATGCAAAGGGTCAAGCAGTTTCGGATATAGAAGGAGATGTAGCAGAGCTAAGTAATTTCTTGGGAACATTGGCAAGGGATATTGTGTCACTGACTTCGGTCAATTGGCACGTTGTTCTCGACCAATTGAAACATAAATTGTGGGAGTATACTCTG GGCAAGTATGTTATTCCAGATGAAGGAAGGAAATGGGTTTATACGACCCTTAGTAATGCTTGGAAACTACACAAGGCTCGTGTAAAAAAAGCTCATTATACTAAATACAACACCGATGAGGACAGACTGGATAATAGACCAAACCGAGTCCCATTAGAGGATTTTAAAATATTGTTAAAGTACTGGGGGGATGAGGTGGTTCAG AAATTGGCTAGGGAAAATGTTGAGCATCGTAAGTCATTGGTTGAGACGCACACGTTGGGTCGTAAACCTGTTGCCCTAGTTGTTGAAAAATTG AGAAAGGCTGATCCGAATCTTGAGCATCCAAGCGATGCTCAAATATATTCAATCACTCGTAAGCGAGAAGAAGGGCGGGAATACAAGTCAAATACTGAACAAATGAAGGAGAAACTT GCAAAAATTCAGAAGTTGATGGAAGAGGGAAAGGAGGCTGAAGCAAATGCATTTGCTTCTGATGGAAAG GGTCCCACTGCTGACGTGGCATTGTGGGCCCAATATGCTGACGTGGCATTATGGTCCCCAAAGCTGACGTGGCAGGATGGGACCCAGCTGACGTGGCATGCTGATGTGGCTCTAGGACCCCCTGTTGCTGACATGGCATCTGATGTGTCAGTTGCTATGTAG